In Thunnus thynnus chromosome 4, fThuThy2.1, whole genome shotgun sequence, a genomic segment contains:
- the mrps16 gene encoding 28S ribosomal protein S16, mitochondrial, with product MVHLSSHLLKKYHGGYVVIRFALAGHKQANRPFYRIVAAFNKRARDGKYIEQLGSYDPLPNIYNEKLVSFNYDRIKYWIGCGAHPTKPVAKLLGLAGFFPLHPMTITEAERRRAQMEPTDTVTESEEGPEEGQKQAEV from the exons ATGGTCCATCTAT CATCACACCTGCTGAAGAAGTACCACGGGGGGTACGTTGTCATCCGATTTGCTCTTGCAGGccacaaacaagcaaacagaccCTTTTATCGCATTGTGGCAGCATTCAATAAAAGGGCAAGAGATGGTAAATATATAGAACAACTGGGCTCATATGACCCCCTGCCAAACATCTACAACGAGAAACTTGTCAGCTTCAACTACGACCGAATCAAGTACTGGATCGGCTGTGGCGCACATCCCACAAAGCCAGTGGCCAAACTTCTAG gGTTGGCAGGGTTCTTCCCTCTGCATCCCATGACGATAACTGAGGCCGAGCGTCGCAGAGCCCAAATGGAGCCGACAGACACAGTGACAGAATCGGAGGAAGGTCCGGAGGAAGGACAGAAGCAGGCTGAAGTGTGA
- the LOC137180801 gene encoding uncharacterized protein: MTQTSKALTSAEIISSNTVKTSTSIPPSNATVTVTIPSTTPQCRDEDCQCNGGECIFNTTLGRCHCHCQESVYGDSCVFGQNNTNPNIDTGAIPIRQVNVTMKIDITFVDAYKNLNSPESLKFINTLTEELEALCKEADPLAFKKVQIKKLIPGSVVAESVAEYNYLNNETQIHFVNNELDGVLTNILKDTSNLNKISRAFDNASVQLNGLIFQSPEIKNITDLKPFVNCSRFANYTAEISNGQWQCVGPCKTNPDYCHQHGECVNDIHKGPICLETFTTPTSQESSTTKISSPTGAQSTSFPHEYRGFTQFTLFIPYNRHSHKHNSASTYQPGIFYNKNILPHRATVYIWDNGDNHRNN, encoded by the exons ATGACACAAACTTCAAAGGCTTTGACATCAGCAGAAATCATCAGCTcaaacacagttaaaacatCTACCTCTATACCTCCCTCAAATGCCACTGTCACTGTGACAATACCATCTACAACTCCTCAGTGCAGAGATGAGGACTGTCAGTGTAACGGGGGAGAGTGTATATTCAACACGACACTAGGCAGATGTCACTGCCATTGTCAAGAATCAGTCTATGGAGATTCCTGTGTTTTTGGACAGAACAACACCAACCCTAATATTG ataccGGAGCAATACCAATTCGACAAGTAAATGTTACAATGAAAATCGACATCACTTTTGTGGATGCTTATAAAAATTTAAACTCACCTGAGTCATTGAAGTTCATCAATACGTTAACAGAGGAG CTCGAAGCTCTGTGCAAAGAAGCGGATCCACTGGCctttaaaaaagtacaaatcaaaaaattaat ACCAGGAAGTGTTGTTGCAGAGAGTGTAGCGGAGTACAACTATCTGaacaatgaaacacaaatcCACTTTGTCAACAATGAGCTAGATGGTGTGTTGACCAACATCTTGAAAGACACAAGCAACCTCAATAAGATTTCTCGGGCATTTGATAATGCCAGTGTGCAGTTAAATGGACTCATTTTCCAGTCACCTGAGATTAAAA ATATCACAGACCTGAAGCCTTTTGTTAACTGCAGTCGGTTTGCTAATTACACTGCTGAGATTAGTAATGGTCAATGGCAGTGTGTCGGACCTTGCAAAACAAACCCTGATTACTGTCATCAACATGGGGAATGTGTTAATGACATTCACAAAGGGCCCATTTGCCTGGAAACATTTACAACACCAACCAGCCAGGAATcttctacaacaaaaatatcctcACCCACAGGGGCACAGTCTACATCT TTCCCCCATGAATACAGAGGTTTCACCCAATTCACCCTCTTTATCCCCTACAAtaggcactcacacaaacacaactcagcttccaCCTACCAGCCAGGAATcttctacaacaaaaatatcctcccccacagagccacagtctacatctggGACAATGGCGACAAccacaggaacaactga